One region of Oryza sativa Japonica Group chromosome 10, ASM3414082v1 genomic DNA includes:
- the LOC4348184 gene encoding chloride conductance regulatory protein ICln, whose product MVLGLYAFADIAADGAPHLNSAAGEELVRVERAAAVALGSRAPEPPGTLFITTRRVIWVSEVEKGKAYAVDFLAVSLHAVSRDPEAYSSPCIYTQIETEDGSDEESDESDSEVNVETELSKVTEMRIIPSDPCQLDGLFEAFSHCAELNPDPNAESDEENGWAHRDEGDEDMTGGSDAECEFSDVNPIGQTDEHDITHAVVELQINDQRFEDAEEAEHETHGNGH is encoded by the exons ATGGTGCTAGGCCTCTACGCCTtcgccgacatcgccgccgacggcgccccCCACCTCAActccgccgccggggaggagcTCGTCCGCGTCGAgcgcgccgctgccgtcgccctcGGCTCCCGCGCGCCGGAGCCCCCCGGGACCCTGTTCATCACCACCAG GAGGGTGATTTGGGTCAGTGAGGTGGAGAAGGGCAAGGCCTACGCGGTGGATTTCCTCGCCGTCTCGCTCCACGCCGTCTCTCGCGATCCGGAGGCGTACTCCTCCCCCTGCATCTACACGCAG attgAGACAGAAGATGGTTCTGATGAGGAGTCCGATGAATCAGACTCCGAAGTAAATGTGGAAACAGAGCTATCGAAAGTCACTGAGATGCGTATCATACCATCTGATCCTTGTCAGT TGGATGGACTCTTTGAAGCATTCTCACATTGTGCTGAATTGAACCCCGATCCTAATGCTG AGAGTGATGAAGAGAATGGCTGGGCTCATAGAGATGAAGGTGATGAAGATATGACTGGTG GAAGTGATGCTGAATGTGAGTTTTCAGATGTCAACCCGATAGGTCAAACTGATGAACATGATATTACTCATGCTGTAGTTGAG CTTCAGATCAATGACCAACGTTTTGAGGATGCAGAGGAAGCAGAACATGAGACGCATGGAAATGGACACTAA
- the LOC107279226 gene encoding chloride conductance regulatory protein ICln-like codes for MTHLTKIETEDGSDEESDESDSEVNVETELSKVTEMRIIPSDPCQLDGLFEAFSHCAELNPDPNAESDEENGWAHRDEGDEDMTGGSDAECEFSDVNPIGQTDEHDITHAVVELQINDQRFEDAEEAEHETHGNGH; via the exons ATGACCCATTTGACTAAG attgAGACAGAAGATGGTTCTGATGAGGAGTCCGATGAATCAGACTCCGAAGTAAATGTGGAAACAGAGCTATCGAAAGTCACTGAGATGCGTATCATACCATCTGATCCTTGTCAGT TGGATGGACTCTTTGAAGCATTCTCACATTGTGCTGAATTGAACCCCGATCCTAATGCTG AGAGTGATGAAGAGAATGGCTGGGCTCATAGAGATGAAGGTGATGAAGATATGACTGGTG GAAGTGATGCTGAATGTGAGTTTTCAGATGTCAACCCGATAGGTCAAACTGATGAACATGATATTACTCATGCTGTAGTTGAG CTTCAGATCAATGACCAACGTTTTGAGGATGCAGAGGAAGCAGAACATGAGACGCATGGAAATGGACACTAA